In Actinomycetota bacterium, a genomic segment contains:
- a CDS encoding MFS transporter, whose protein sequence is MEDQGSPGWQRNNFAAMLVSFLLTATFSFTYPFLPLYIQEIDGSTGEQAAMWAGISVGAQGLGAFISGPIWGIAGDRYGRKPMLVRACLGGATGLLLLGLATSTWQIVAIRLFIGLMAGSAAAAMALIAAGTPGKLIPRSIGRFQGVSLAGLALGPLIAIGFVASLGYRTTFIVAGVLMYSGSIVAMIMIREPKKSLAPAHSSKKQGFRSVLRAPITWAALGLVLCLSFAGPMIQTILAPYVVTMLPEGSDPTVIVGLMFFGIAAASAFAAVSAGRIIGRIGIQMSLLAATIGVALFLFPMGLVQSVAALAFLVVVMSLFQGVLQTSSATLLPTLVSATALSSIFGLYQSVQALSGQMGPALGGIIAANIGFRAVFPLAAISLLLLGLPMFWIFKRVAARMAPIEDAVEVDAHPLN, encoded by the coding sequence ATGGAAGATCAAGGCTCGCCTGGTTGGCAACGCAACAACTTTGCCGCCATGCTGGTGAGCTTTCTACTGACCGCCACCTTCTCCTTCACCTACCCATTTCTGCCGCTCTACATTCAGGAGATTGACGGCTCCACGGGCGAACAAGCTGCCATGTGGGCGGGAATCTCGGTCGGCGCACAGGGATTGGGAGCCTTCATCTCGGGCCCAATCTGGGGAATTGCTGGCGACCGCTACGGGCGTAAACCGATGCTTGTCCGGGCCTGTTTGGGCGGAGCGACGGGTCTGCTCCTACTCGGGCTGGCCACCTCGACTTGGCAGATCGTGGCGATCCGCCTGTTCATCGGACTCATGGCGGGTTCGGCTGCCGCAGCGATGGCGCTCATTGCGGCCGGAACGCCAGGAAAGCTGATCCCAAGGTCAATCGGACGATTTCAAGGCGTCAGCCTGGCGGGACTGGCACTGGGTCCTTTGATCGCAATCGGCTTCGTGGCCTCACTTGGCTATCGCACGACCTTCATCGTGGCCGGCGTGCTGATGTACTCAGGCTCCATCGTGGCAATGATCATGATTCGCGAACCCAAGAAGTCCCTTGCGCCCGCCCACTCCTCAAAGAAGCAAGGCTTCAGATCAGTACTTCGAGCACCCATTACCTGGGCGGCACTTGGGCTTGTCCTGTGTCTGAGTTTCGCCGGACCGATGATTCAAACGATTCTGGCTCCTTACGTTGTCACCATGCTGCCAGAAGGCAGCGATCCAACAGTGATCGTGGGATTGATGTTCTTCGGCATCGCTGCTGCCAGCGCGTTTGCAGCAGTGTCAGCGGGACGCATCATCGGGCGCATCGGGATCCAAATGTCGCTTCTTGCAGCAACCATCGGAGTCGCACTGTTCCTGTTTCCGATGGGCTTGGTGCAGTCAGTTGCCGCCCTGGCGTTCCTCGTAGTGGTGATGTCGTTGTTCCAAGGCGTATTGCAGACCAGTTCGGCCACGCTGCTGCCCACATTGGTATCGGCCACTGCGTTGAGTTCGATCTTTGGGCTCTACCAGAGCGTCCAGGCCCTCTCTGGGCAGATGGGCCCGGCTCTGGGCGGAATCATCGCTGCCAACATTGGCTTTCGAGCTGTCTTCCCGCTGGCTGCCATCTCACTGCTATTGCTGGGCTTGCCCATGTTCTGGATCTTCAAACGAGTTGCCGCGAGAATGGCGCCAATTGAAGACGCAGTCGAAGTCGACGCGCACCCACTCAACTAG
- a CDS encoding MFS transporter: MSATAAKDSAEKSRGAWGIVAAAFVMLTLNTGFGFYSLGAFSRAYIDNTDISLTAASAGATIFLLSNGIGGIPVARILPRFGLRRVITVSAIISAGCLALLGAVQHAWQLWALYLVYGLVSAGFSMIPASTMVLERFGDNKLARPLAVAAAGLSVGGAVFAPIVSSAVQGQGLTATGIAMGAILIAVLIPVATVAKSSNAKELAAASRGTTASDTAVATPPLITGARVTRVFATVCVAFGLLIMSQVAAITHMLTLGVERGITNTALAVSLIAATSVVGRVLGIIVLPHVPLKVLSLSMAVFQVSSLTIIAFAHSLPVLILGAVLMGMTVGNNQVFIPLWILGLFGAQRYAHLFARANLFTSLGVAAAPLYIGLTHQFSGDYFLPFMLVATGSAVAGLLILTLPNTRREH, encoded by the coding sequence ATGAGCGCAACAGCGGCAAAGGACTCCGCGGAAAAATCGCGTGGCGCCTGGGGCATCGTTGCTGCGGCATTTGTCATGCTCACGCTCAACACCGGTTTCGGCTTCTACTCGCTGGGGGCCTTCAGCCGCGCGTACATCGACAACACTGATATCTCACTGACCGCCGCTTCAGCTGGCGCCACAATCTTCTTGCTGAGTAACGGCATCGGTGGAATCCCAGTCGCCCGCATTCTTCCCAGATTCGGTCTACGCAGGGTCATCACCGTCAGCGCCATCATTTCCGCCGGATGCTTGGCATTGCTCGGTGCCGTGCAGCACGCCTGGCAGTTGTGGGCTCTCTACCTGGTCTACGGCCTGGTCTCTGCCGGCTTCTCGATGATCCCGGCTTCCACGATGGTGCTGGAGAGGTTCGGCGACAACAAGTTGGCTCGGCCACTTGCTGTTGCGGCAGCCGGACTCAGCGTCGGCGGCGCGGTCTTCGCACCAATTGTCTCGTCAGCGGTGCAAGGGCAGGGACTCACGGCCACGGGCATCGCAATGGGCGCAATTTTGATAGCAGTGCTGATTCCCGTTGCCACTGTCGCGAAATCATCGAACGCCAAGGAGCTCGCAGCCGCCTCCCGTGGAACCACGGCATCTGACACAGCTGTCGCCACTCCCCCTCTGATCACAGGGGCTCGCGTCACACGAGTGTTTGCGACGGTGTGTGTGGCCTTCGGCCTGCTGATCATGTCGCAGGTGGCAGCAATCACGCACATGCTCACGCTGGGAGTGGAGCGCGGAATCACCAACACTGCTCTGGCCGTCTCTTTGATAGCTGCCACATCGGTAGTGGGAAGAGTGCTCGGCATCATCGTGCTGCCGCATGTGCCGCTCAAAGTGCTCAGCCTTTCAATGGCGGTCTTTCAAGTCAGCTCGTTGACCATCATTGCCTTTGCCCACAGTCTTCCTGTCCTGATTCTCGGTGCCGTGCTCATGGGTATGACTGTCGGCAACAACCAGGTCTTCATCCCCTTGTGGATCCTGGGATTGTTCGGTGCCCAGCGCTACGCCCATTTGTTTGCCCGCGCGAATCTGTTCACGTCACTTGGTGTCGCGGCTGCACCTCTGTACATCGGACTCACCCATCAGTTCTCCGGCGACTACTTCCTTCCGTTCATGCTTGTCGCCACCGGATCCGCGGTGGCCGGGCTCTTGATCCTGACCTTGCCCAACACCAGACGCGAGCACTGA